The following proteins are encoded in a genomic region of Micromonospora olivasterospora:
- the istA gene encoding IS21 family transposase, translating to MDEQRWLDVRRFRALHEAGASVSEIARETGLNWRTVKKYLAAGSGEVVPPVRARPARGQLIDVFAHVVDAWLRAELLLKGTVIHERLVEQYGFTGNYQRVKLYLQQARPRIAAELGISPDQLAGLHRRFEVVPGAQAQVDWGDEGGILAHVGIPKVYSFHMVLSYSRDPFCCFTTSQDLAAFWECHRRAFAHFGGVPGAIVYDRTKTVVRRHVAPGQAVPLHPEAVAFAGHYDFDIDVLAAYRPTGKGRVERQVTIIRDHVLAGRAFSSLAELDATFMAWVPQRRAVRHRTHGEIIGVRAVRDHAALRPIPARPYVVADRHLRHVGKDCLVAYAGNLYSVPARRVRHRQLVEIRATAATITIHAIVPGLDGTTLLATHQRAVGRGARVVDESHWDGLPDGHTRAVTIGDPDSGQSTARRPARHDGGQGPLQALLNRAAAAQIAVEARPLSVYEQIAAASPFTNRPHLKDVSK from the coding sequence ATGGATGAGCAGCGGTGGCTGGATGTGCGCCGGTTCCGGGCGTTGCACGAGGCTGGTGCGAGTGTCTCGGAGATCGCTCGTGAGACGGGCCTGAACTGGCGGACGGTGAAGAAGTACCTGGCTGCTGGTAGCGGCGAGGTGGTGCCGCCGGTTCGGGCGCGGCCGGCTCGGGGGCAGTTGATCGACGTGTTCGCGCACGTGGTCGATGCGTGGCTGCGGGCGGAGTTGCTGCTCAAGGGCACGGTGATCCATGAACGCCTTGTCGAGCAGTACGGGTTCACCGGCAACTATCAGCGGGTGAAGCTGTATCTGCAGCAGGCCCGGCCGCGGATCGCTGCGGAGTTGGGGATCAGTCCGGATCAGCTGGCCGGGCTGCACCGCCGGTTCGAGGTCGTTCCGGGCGCCCAGGCGCAGGTGGACTGGGGCGACGAAGGCGGCATCCTGGCCCATGTCGGGATCCCGAAGGTGTACTCGTTTCACATGGTGCTGTCGTACTCGCGGGACCCGTTCTGCTGTTTCACCACCAGCCAGGACCTGGCCGCGTTCTGGGAGTGTCACCGGCGGGCGTTCGCGCACTTCGGCGGGGTTCCCGGGGCGATCGTCTACGACCGGACCAAGACCGTGGTCCGCCGGCATGTCGCCCCGGGCCAGGCGGTGCCGCTGCACCCGGAAGCGGTCGCGTTCGCCGGGCACTACGACTTCGACATCGATGTGCTGGCCGCCTATCGGCCGACCGGCAAAGGGCGGGTCGAACGGCAGGTCACCATCATCCGCGATCATGTCCTGGCCGGGCGGGCGTTCTCGTCGCTGGCCGAACTCGACGCCACGTTCATGGCCTGGGTGCCACAGCGGCGGGCCGTAAGGCATCGCACCCACGGCGAGATCATCGGCGTGCGGGCGGTCCGCGACCACGCCGCGCTGCGACCGATCCCCGCCCGGCCGTATGTGGTCGCCGACCGGCATCTGCGGCACGTCGGCAAGGACTGCCTGGTCGCCTACGCCGGCAACCTCTACTCCGTGCCGGCCCGACGGGTCCGCCACCGCCAACTCGTGGAGATTCGGGCGACCGCCGCCACGATCACTATTCACGCCATCGTGCCCGGTCTGGACGGCACCACGCTGCTGGCCACGCACCAGCGGGCCGTGGGCCGCGGCGCCCGCGTGGTCGACGAGAGCCACTGGGACGGTCTGCCCGACGGACACACCCGGGCCGTCACCATCGGCGACCCCGACAGCGGGCAGTCGACCGCACGCCGACCGGCCCGTCACGACGGCGGCCAGGGGCCGCTGCAAGCCCTGCTCAACCGGGCCGCCGCCGCCCAGATCGCCGTCGAGGCCCGGCCGCTGTCGGTCTATGAGCAGATCGCTGCGGCCAGCCCGTTCACCAACCGCCCACACCTGAAGGACGTCTCGAAGTGA
- the istB gene encoding IS21-like element helper ATPase IstB gives MSELVTNRIHASATKLGLPHLAKTLRELTGRADTEAMGYLEFLDLVLEEELAVRDERRFRAGLRLSKLPHHKTLDDYDFSFQPDLDPRKVRDLATLAFVQAKANVALLGPPGVGKTHIAVSLAVAACRAGFTVYFTTLDDMVRHLTAADAIGRLARKLQTYLRPTVLVIDEVGYQPLERPEANLVFQVISKRYEKGSTLLTSNKGFGEWGQVFGDEVLATAILDRLLHHCDVVPINGPSYRLKNRLTAIENVA, from the coding sequence GTGAGTGAGCTGGTCACCAACCGCATCCACGCCAGCGCCACCAAACTCGGCCTGCCTCACCTGGCCAAGACGCTGCGGGAACTCACCGGCCGGGCCGACACCGAAGCCATGGGCTACCTGGAGTTCCTCGACCTCGTCCTGGAAGAGGAACTCGCCGTCCGCGACGAACGCCGCTTCCGCGCCGGGCTACGCCTGTCGAAGCTGCCGCACCACAAGACCCTCGACGACTACGACTTCAGCTTCCAACCCGACCTGGACCCCCGCAAGGTCCGTGACCTCGCGACCCTCGCATTCGTGCAGGCCAAGGCCAACGTCGCTCTCCTCGGCCCACCCGGCGTCGGCAAGACCCACATCGCCGTGTCCCTCGCGGTCGCCGCCTGCCGAGCCGGATTCACCGTCTACTTCACCACCCTCGACGACATGGTCCGCCACCTCACCGCCGCCGACGCGATCGGCCGCCTGGCCCGCAAGCTGCAAACCTACCTACGCCCCACCGTCCTGGTCATCGACGAAGTGGGCTACCAACCCCTCGAACGACCCGAGGCCAACCTCGTCTTCCAAGTGATCTCGAAACGCTACGAGAAGGGCTCCACCCTGCTGACCTCGAACAAAGGCTTCGGCGAATGGGGCCAAGTCTTCGGCGACGAGGTCCTGGCCACCGCCATCCTCGACCGGCTCCTGCACCACTGCGACGTCGTCCCCATCAACGGCCCCAGCTACCGACTCAAGAACCGCCTCACCGCCATCGAGAACGTCGCCTGA
- a CDS encoding DUF4913 domain-containing protein, which translates to MTTPSPGPGTDPVADLSALLGQLAGDPSTDSPAAQPPAPDPTTPEPVYRDVAAFVGDYLAHVVERRLASGPTSGVNWCPRWWAHPEGISRLYALWRAWETLRVSDPQTGMSIWWRDHLDPHLAALAAEYGPFSRCRPDKHTEPRPLPVEPVPPEVLAQLPDADSL; encoded by the coding sequence ATGACCACACCGTCCCCCGGACCGGGCACGGACCCGGTCGCCGACCTCAGCGCCCTGCTCGGCCAACTCGCCGGCGACCCGTCCACGGATTCGCCGGCCGCCCAGCCGCCGGCTCCGGACCCGACGACCCCGGAGCCGGTGTACCGGGACGTGGCGGCGTTCGTCGGGGACTACCTCGCCCACGTCGTCGAGCGGCGCCTCGCCTCCGGGCCGACCTCCGGAGTGAACTGGTGCCCCCGCTGGTGGGCGCACCCGGAAGGAATCTCCCGCCTGTACGCACTGTGGCGGGCGTGGGAGACGCTGCGGGTCAGCGACCCGCAGACCGGCATGAGCATCTGGTGGCGCGACCACCTGGACCCGCACCTCGCCGCCCTGGCTGCCGAGTACGGCCCATTCAGCCGGTGCCGCCCCGACAAGCACACCGAACCGCGACCACTACCCGTGGAACCGGTGCCGCCGGAGGTACTCGCCCAGCTTCCCGACGCCGACAGCCTCTGA
- a CDS encoding zeta toxin family protein: MPIDPRRYLLTEEQSQRIFREEIAPEELAHGVSQEQPVVVFVAGQPGAGKTMTTESVKRELDQRGGAIVVNSTTDNRSLLRVQWS, translated from the coding sequence ATGCCGATCGACCCGAGGCGCTACCTGCTGACCGAGGAACAGTCCCAGCGGATCTTCCGCGAGGAGATCGCGCCCGAGGAACTGGCTCACGGGGTATCCCAAGAGCAGCCGGTGGTGGTCTTCGTCGCCGGGCAGCCTGGCGCGGGCAAGACGATGACCACCGAATCGGTCAAGCGGGAACTCGATCAGCGCGGCGGCGCCATCGTCGTCAACTCGACGACTGATAACCGGAGTTTGCTGCGCGTTCAGTGGTCGTAG
- a CDS encoding type IV secretory system conjugative DNA transfer family protein, with the protein MERPAPRPNQNKPPRPPRLHPRRLNEFGNRVPGDAVASVVNMPDKTRGGIYAGAQKMLMCLTEPAVTRWVTPPTRAGVLEFDPAAFVASADVLYLLSQGGPGSPAPLVAALTDAVLRAGELRARASAGRRLDPPLLNILDEAANICRLRQLPALYSYYGSHGLPIITILQSYPQGVDVWGREGMRKLWSAANVRTYGGGVADPDWLEELSKLIGEHDVTTRSTSSSGSGWGQRSVSHATRRQRILDVSDLHALPRGRMVVYASGAPPALARTAPWQDGPYAEAIRASIARWDPDSRTDWTLTPDAPPEPTP; encoded by the coding sequence GTGGAACGACCAGCCCCTCGACCGAACCAGAACAAGCCACCTCGCCCGCCTCGACTACACCCTCGCCGCCTGAACGAATTCGGCAACAGGGTCCCTGGCGACGCCGTCGCCAGCGTGGTCAACATGCCTGACAAGACCCGCGGCGGCATCTACGCCGGCGCCCAGAAGATGCTCATGTGCCTCACCGAGCCCGCCGTCACCCGCTGGGTCACCCCACCGACCCGCGCCGGGGTCCTCGAGTTCGACCCGGCCGCGTTCGTGGCCTCCGCCGACGTGCTGTACCTGCTCTCCCAGGGCGGCCCCGGCTCCCCCGCCCCGCTGGTCGCCGCGCTCACCGACGCGGTCCTGCGCGCCGGCGAGCTACGCGCCCGCGCCTCGGCCGGCCGGCGCCTGGACCCGCCGCTGCTGAACATCCTCGACGAGGCCGCCAACATCTGCCGGCTGCGCCAGCTCCCGGCCCTCTACTCCTACTACGGCTCCCACGGCCTGCCGATCATCACGATCCTGCAGTCCTACCCCCAGGGCGTCGACGTGTGGGGCCGCGAAGGCATGCGCAAGCTGTGGTCGGCGGCGAACGTGCGCACCTACGGCGGCGGCGTCGCCGACCCCGACTGGCTCGAAGAGCTGTCCAAGCTCATCGGCGAGCACGACGTCACCACCAGGTCCACCAGCAGCAGCGGATCCGGATGGGGCCAACGGTCGGTCTCCCACGCCACCCGCCGGCAACGCATCCTCGACGTGTCCGACCTACACGCCCTGCCCCGCGGCCGGATGGTCGTCTACGCCTCCGGTGCCCCGCCGGCGCTCGCCCGCACCGCACCGTGGCAGGACGGGCCGTACGCCGAGGCGATCCGCGCGTCGATCGCCCGCTGGGACCCTGACAGCCGCACCGACTGGACCCTGACCCCCGACGCCCCGCCGGAGCCGACGCCATGA
- a CDS encoding recombinase family protein has product MTATPTPSQGDLLAPTPLAGALVGYGRVSTREQNLARQQAALTAAGCAKCFFDKASGKNADRPGLRDAFEYLRPGDALTVVSLDRLGRSLEDLITIVGRLKRMNVGFQSLHEKLDTTTAGGMFVFHVFAALAEFIRTIIVANTSEGLAAARARGQRLGRPPAMTPEKLAYALQLLAEPDRSMSSIAKLLGVSRSTLYKALPELVPTQLAQNRLDAQIARLPADPRPLPSVEPYDQLLSKHSK; this is encoded by the coding sequence GTGACCGCCACCCCCACGCCCAGCCAGGGCGACCTGCTCGCGCCCACCCCGCTCGCCGGCGCACTCGTCGGCTACGGCCGGGTCTCCACCCGGGAACAGAACCTCGCCCGGCAGCAGGCCGCACTCACCGCGGCCGGCTGCGCCAAGTGCTTCTTCGACAAGGCCAGCGGGAAGAACGCCGACCGGCCCGGCCTGCGCGACGCGTTCGAGTACCTACGCCCCGGCGACGCGCTCACCGTCGTGTCCCTCGACCGGCTCGGCCGCTCCCTGGAAGACCTCATCACCATCGTCGGCCGACTCAAGCGCATGAACGTCGGCTTCCAGTCCCTGCACGAGAAGCTGGACACCACCACCGCCGGCGGCATGTTTGTCTTCCACGTCTTCGCCGCCCTGGCCGAGTTCATCCGCACCATCATCGTCGCCAACACCAGCGAGGGCCTGGCCGCCGCCCGCGCCCGCGGACAACGCCTCGGCCGCCCACCCGCGATGACCCCCGAGAAGCTCGCGTACGCGCTGCAACTGCTCGCCGAACCCGACCGGTCGATGTCCTCCATCGCCAAGCTCCTCGGCGTGTCCCGCAGCACCCTCTACAAGGCCCTACCCGAACTCGTCCCAACCCAGCTCGCCCAGAACCGGCTGGACGCCCAGATCGCCCGGCTGCCCGCCGACCCTCGGCCGCTGCCATCCGTCGAGCCGTACGACCAACTGCTGTCCAAGCACAGCAAGTGA
- a CDS encoding IS982 family transposase, translating into MHVDLETLATALYVKIDDELKARPDLRPARPVTGFTPVLSDAELITMAVMQSLLNIRSERRWVRYLAKNLRALFPVQLSQPGYNKRLRAALPLIQHFIRALAFDTDFWFDNHWILDSTPVECGRSRPTVQRSDAAGWATYGYCASHSRFFWGLRLYLICTPTGLPIMWALADAKIGEREVVEYMLDREPALLAGRPGLLLITDKGFAAKRFEQDLADRGVTLLRPNRKKEKQRPGQGLLKAVRQLIESVNDTLKGQLDLELHGGRTFEGIATRVAQRLLALTAAIWHNHKTGQPVTRSLIAYDH; encoded by the coding sequence GTGCACGTCGATCTGGAGACCCTCGCTACCGCACTGTACGTGAAGATCGATGACGAGTTGAAAGCCCGCCCTGATCTACGTCCGGCCCGCCCGGTGACCGGGTTCACCCCAGTGCTGTCGGACGCCGAACTGATCACCATGGCGGTCATGCAGTCGCTGCTGAACATCCGCTCCGAACGCCGGTGGGTCCGCTACCTGGCGAAGAACCTACGCGCGTTGTTCCCGGTCCAGCTGTCCCAGCCCGGCTACAACAAGCGACTGCGGGCCGCCCTGCCGCTGATCCAGCACTTCATCCGAGCGTTGGCCTTCGACACCGATTTCTGGTTCGACAACCACTGGATCCTGGACTCCACCCCGGTCGAGTGCGGCCGGTCGAGGCCCACCGTGCAACGCTCGGACGCCGCCGGCTGGGCCACCTACGGCTACTGCGCGTCACACTCACGGTTCTTCTGGGGACTGCGCCTGTACCTGATCTGCACCCCGACCGGCCTGCCCATCATGTGGGCCCTGGCTGATGCGAAGATCGGCGAACGCGAGGTCGTGGAGTACATGCTCGACCGCGAGCCCGCCCTGCTCGCCGGCCGGCCCGGACTGCTACTGATCACCGACAAGGGCTTCGCCGCGAAACGCTTCGAGCAGGACCTGGCCGACCGCGGTGTCACCCTGCTACGACCCAACCGCAAGAAGGAGAAGCAACGCCCCGGCCAGGGCCTCCTGAAGGCCGTCCGCCAACTGATCGAGTCGGTCAACGACACGCTCAAGGGCCAACTCGACCTGGAACTACACGGCGGCCGTACCTTCGAAGGCATCGCGACCCGCGTTGCTCAACGCCTGCTCGCCCTGACCGCCGCCATCTGGCACAACCACAAGACCGGCCAGCCCGTCACCCGCAGCCTCATCGCCTACGACCACTGA
- a CDS encoding ISL3 family transposase: MRLTRVLHRQAGLERAVVEGVRLDDDTDGEVLVISARPRKGAARRCGRCRARAPWYDRGWGRRRWRHLDFGTLRVVIEAAVPRVDCAEHGPTVIAVPWARHGARFTTAFEDTAAWLAARTSASAVTGLLRIAWRSVVAIVGRVVDAAAAGADRLAGLKRIGIDEVAYRKGQRYLTLVVDHDTGRLVWAADGRDKATVAAFFDELGAQRAAALTHVSADAAAWIGDVVAERAPQAVRCLDPYHLVAWVTDALDEVRRAVWNTARGGKGGRTEASKTLKDARWALWKNPPNLTDKQKATLATIQATNRPLYRAYLLKEQFREIIAVKGADGRLLLQAWLRWASRSKLAPFVKLAKTIRRHLPAIHNMLDSGLSNARIEANNVHLRVLTRQAYGYHSAKALITMANLRRGGLCPPLPGRLS; encoded by the coding sequence GTGCGTTTGACCAGGGTATTGCATCGACAGGCAGGGCTGGAACGGGCCGTCGTCGAGGGCGTGCGCCTCGATGACGACACCGACGGTGAGGTCTTGGTGATCTCTGCCCGGCCGCGCAAGGGCGCGGCGCGTCGCTGCGGGCGCTGCCGGGCTCGCGCGCCGTGGTACGACCGCGGCTGGGGCAGGCGGCGGTGGCGGCACCTGGACTTCGGCACGCTGCGGGTGGTCATCGAGGCCGCCGTGCCTCGGGTCGACTGTGCCGAGCACGGGCCGACGGTGATCGCGGTGCCGTGGGCGCGTCACGGTGCCCGGTTCACCACGGCGTTCGAGGACACCGCGGCGTGGCTGGCCGCGCGCACGTCCGCGTCGGCGGTGACCGGGCTGCTGCGCATCGCCTGGCGCAGCGTGGTCGCTATCGTCGGCCGGGTCGTCGACGCTGCCGCCGCCGGCGCCGATCGACTGGCCGGACTCAAACGGATCGGTATCGACGAGGTCGCCTACCGCAAGGGCCAGCGCTACCTGACCCTGGTCGTCGATCACGACACCGGCCGCCTGGTGTGGGCCGCCGACGGGCGGGACAAGGCCACCGTCGCCGCGTTCTTCGACGAGCTGGGCGCGCAGCGGGCCGCGGCGCTGACCCACGTGTCGGCCGACGCCGCCGCCTGGATCGGTGACGTGGTGGCCGAGCGGGCGCCGCAGGCGGTCCGCTGCCTTGACCCCTATCACCTGGTCGCCTGGGTCACCGACGCCCTCGACGAGGTACGCCGGGCGGTGTGGAACACCGCCCGTGGCGGCAAAGGCGGCCGCACCGAGGCGTCCAAGACCCTCAAAGACGCCCGGTGGGCGCTGTGGAAGAACCCGCCGAACCTGACCGACAAGCAGAAGGCGACCCTGGCCACGATCCAGGCCACCAACCGGCCGCTGTACCGGGCGTACCTGCTCAAGGAACAGTTCCGGGAGATCATCGCGGTCAAGGGCGCCGACGGCAGGCTCCTGCTGCAGGCGTGGCTACGCTGGGCGAGCCGGTCGAAGCTGGCCCCGTTCGTCAAGCTGGCCAAGACGATTCGCCGTCACCTGCCCGCGATCCACAACATGCTCGACAGCGGACTGTCCAACGCCCGCATCGAGGCCAACAACGTCCACCTGCGCGTGCTGACCCGCCAGGCCTACGGCTACCACAGCGCCAAAGCGTTGATCACCATGGCCAACCTCCGCCGCGGCGGCCTCTGCCCACCACTACCCGGACGATTGTCCTGA
- a CDS encoding zeta toxin family protein, which translates to MFRAAGYRVEAAIMAVPEPLSRLGIIHRYHDQVQKLGYGRLTARDNHDASYQGVRRAAETIDRDRIVDVATVYRRGNQQLHTNHLDGASAWRWPAGTAAAIDAERQRPWTPEETKAFAATVKQLFDEMGPEWHEELRDIVRLAAPLADRQTPLPEIAEISPAITAAAKAFPTSTRQSLPRQPAERDAVPPPPRASRETSRGEEPTR; encoded by the coding sequence ATGTTCAGGGCCGCCGGCTACCGCGTGGAGGCCGCCATCATGGCGGTGCCGGAACCGCTCAGCCGGCTCGGCATCATCCACCGCTACCACGACCAAGTCCAGAAACTCGGGTACGGCAGGCTGACCGCGCGGGACAACCACGACGCCTCCTACCAGGGCGTCCGCCGGGCCGCCGAGACGATCGACCGGGACCGCATCGTCGATGTTGCCACCGTCTACCGGCGCGGCAACCAGCAGTTGCACACCAACCATCTCGACGGCGCCAGCGCCTGGCGCTGGCCAGCCGGAACCGCCGCGGCGATCGACGCCGAACGTCAACGGCCGTGGACCCCGGAGGAGACCAAGGCGTTTGCAGCCACGGTCAAGCAGTTGTTCGACGAGATGGGCCCTGAGTGGCACGAGGAGCTCCGAGACATCGTCCGGCTCGCAGCACCCCTCGCCGACCGGCAGACCCCGCTGCCCGAAATCGCCGAGATCTCTCCCGCGATCACCGCGGCCGCGAAGGCCTTCCCTACCAGCACCCGCCAGTCCCTACCTCGGCAACCTGCAGAACGTGATGCCGTACCACCGCCACCGAGGGCGAGCCGAGAGACATCCCGAGGCGAGGAACCGACCCGCTGA